Proteins co-encoded in one Brassica oleracea var. oleracea cultivar TO1000 chromosome C4, BOL, whole genome shotgun sequence genomic window:
- the LOC106340857 gene encoding probable protein S-acyltransferase 2 isoform X1, whose translation MAGKRRGHVHNAPSNDETMFPSQDPKPKRIYQLWPGNNRFCCGGRLVFGPDASSLLLTTSMIGAPALTFSIRMAFMITKSFPLFHSLILMGSLLLTVLDFTFLFLTSSRDPGIIPRNKEAPESEPLDILSNTKLPRTKDVLVNGRTVKVKFCETCLLYRPPRASHCSICNNCVQRFDHHCPWVGQCIALTTYEKFRYRYDKKENPYRKGLFKNLFEVFLSRIPPPMINFRDRAQEEPDVEVGSIASELDRAFGPRGDKHDMEMEIGDLLLKTLEYDDNKNNTIEETVKKKRDSVDVRSS comes from the exons ATGGCGGGGAAGAGAAGAGGTCATGTCCACAATGCTCCTTCCAACGACGAGACCATGTTTCCTTCTCAGGATCCTAAACCCAAGAGGATCTACCAACTCTGGCCCGGTAACAAT AGATTTTGTTGCGGAGGGAGACTAGTCTTTGGTCCAGATGCATCTTCACTTCTTCTCACCACATCTATGATTGGAGCTCCTGCTCTCACTTTCTCCATTCGAATGGCTTTCATGATCACAAAGAGCTTTCCTTTGTTCCACTCTCTTATACTAATGGGTTCCCTTTTGCTCACTGTCTTG GATTTCACATTCCTCTTCTTAACGTCCTCAAGAGACCCCGGGATCATCCCTAGAAACAAAGAAGCACCTGAATCAGAACCTCTTGACATTCTCAGCAACACAAAGTTACCTAGAACCAAGGATGTACTGGTGAATGGCCGCACAGTCAAAGTCAAATTCTGTGAGACTTGTTTGCTTTACCGTCCTCCACGCGCCTCTCACTGCTCAATTTGCAACAACTGTGTTCAAAGATTTGATCACCACTGTCCATGGGTGGGACAATGCATCGCTCTA ACAACTTATGAGAAATTTCGGTACCGATATGACAAGAAAGAGAACCCTTACAGAAAGGGTCTCTTCAAGAACCTGTTTGAGGTGTTTCTTTCAAGGATTCCCCCTCCTATGATTAATTTTAGAGACCGGGCTCAAGAGGAACCTGATGTGGAGGTTGGATCCATTGCATCTGAGCTAGACAGAGCCTTTGGACCAAGGGGAGATAAGCATGATATGGAAATGGAAATAGGCGATTTGCTTCTCAAGACACTTGAGTATGATGACAACAAGAACAACACCATCGAAGAAACTGTCAAGAAGAAAAGGGACAGCGTTGATGTGAGATCGAGCTAG
- the LOC106340857 gene encoding probable protein S-acyltransferase 2 isoform X2, translated as MAGKRRGHVHNAPSNDETMFPSQDPKPKRIYQLWPGNNRFCCGGRLVFGPDASSLLLTTSMIGAPALTFSIRMAFMITKSFPLFHSLILMGSLLLTVLDFTFLFLTSSRDPGIIPRNKEAPESEPLDILSNTKLPRTKDVLVNGRTVKVKFCETCLLYRPPRASHCSICNNCVQRFDHHCPWVGQCIALRNYPYFICFISTSTLLCSQLMRNFGTDMTRKRTLTERVSSRTCLRCFFQGFPLL; from the exons ATGGCGGGGAAGAGAAGAGGTCATGTCCACAATGCTCCTTCCAACGACGAGACCATGTTTCCTTCTCAGGATCCTAAACCCAAGAGGATCTACCAACTCTGGCCCGGTAACAAT AGATTTTGTTGCGGAGGGAGACTAGTCTTTGGTCCAGATGCATCTTCACTTCTTCTCACCACATCTATGATTGGAGCTCCTGCTCTCACTTTCTCCATTCGAATGGCTTTCATGATCACAAAGAGCTTTCCTTTGTTCCACTCTCTTATACTAATGGGTTCCCTTTTGCTCACTGTCTTG GATTTCACATTCCTCTTCTTAACGTCCTCAAGAGACCCCGGGATCATCCCTAGAAACAAAGAAGCACCTGAATCAGAACCTCTTGACATTCTCAGCAACACAAAGTTACCTAGAACCAAGGATGTACTGGTGAATGGCCGCACAGTCAAAGTCAAATTCTGTGAGACTTGTTTGCTTTACCGTCCTCCACGCGCCTCTCACTGCTCAATTTGCAACAACTGTGTTCAAAGATTTGATCACCACTGTCCATGGGTGGGACAATGCATCGCTCTA AGAAACTATCCATACTTCATTTGTTTTATATCAACTTCAACGCTACTATGCTC ACAACTTATGAGAAATTTCGGTACCGATATGACAAGAAAGAGAACCCTTACAGAAAGGGTCTCTTCAAGAACCTGTTTGAGGTGTTTCTTTCAAGGATTCCCCCTCCTATGA